GAGACAGACCCAAAAACCTCGTCTGAGTCTCTGTAAGACGCCAGCCCTGTGGCTATAAATGATAAGGAGCTCTAAATGTAACCGAAGCCATGGCTTCTAGAAAGAGCTCgtccctcccctccagcccagcACCAAATGGATTCATTGGCCAAACAGGAGTCTAGCTCATGGTCATCTCCCAACTGGACCATGTGTAAGAGCACCCTAACCCATCCCCCGCTTCCAGCCTTGCTGACCTGTTCTCTTCACTGCAGCCAGAGTGCTTCTTCTAAAATACAAATCTGTCCACAGCATTCTTCCCTAATGACTTATCATCACACCTGGAACAAAAATCCTGCCTCTTTTTTCCATGACCCATGTGCCGTCCACACCTCCCTGACTCTGTATGGccattttctcccagtttgcttGGCCTGTGGCTTTTCCCCAGGTAAACCTCAGAGACTCTGCCCTTGCTGTGTCTCCTACCGGGACTGCTCCTGCCCCAAACACCAACTGGTATCCCCCTCATCTGATTCAGGTGTCTATTCAATGCTCACCTCATTAGAGGCCTTTTCTAAACACTTGATCTAAAATACCACTCCCTCCCTGCTATATTCATTTGTTCACAAACTGTTTCATCCTGGTGAGAATACAAGCTCCGCGTGAGCATCAGAGGCCTCTGAGCACTGCAGCAGCCCCAAGGTctaccacagtgcctggcatacaggagGGTCTCAGTGAATGAATTTTAAACGAGCACTTTGTATGTGCCAGACTCTGTATGAGGCAGTGGGATACCAAGATGAATGACAAATAGGATCTGGTCTTTTCCCTTGGGGaacttagacacacacacacacacacacacacacacacacacacacacacacagaatagaaTGGAATGTGACATGAGCTTGGAGGGTTCAAGGGAAACCGCTGAGTAGAGCAGCTACAGATGAGGTCAAACAGCCTGGGGCCATATATGAAGGACCTTGAGCTTCAGGCTAGGGAACTGGGCCTCCATCTGAGTACTCACTATACATCACCAGGTAGGAATGAAAAGAGGTAATGAATCTGCAATTAGAATTGACAGAacttagtactcttgcctggaaaatcccatggacagaggagcctggtgggctgcagtccatggggtcgcgaagagttggacacgactgagcgacttctttcacttttcactttcatgcattggagaagaaaatggcaacccactccagtgttcttgcctagagaatcccagggatgggggagcctggtgggctgccgtccatgggatcacacagagttggacacggctgaagtgacttagcagcagcagtgactattTATACGAAAGGAACTGAGAAGTTCTAGGTTTCTAGGAAATGCCACTGCCTACAGAGAAGGAAGaagttgaaagaaaaagatgataaATCCAGTTTTAGAAAAGTTGACTTTGAGtgggggggagagggagaggggtcaAGTGTCAGAAGAGTTGAGCACAGAAAATATGAGAGGGTTACTGCTTTTAAACAGAATATTCCATAAGCAGAAGGATCCATTTTCCCAACACGCTGAATAACAGACTGCTACACTGTCACAGCCAAATAACTGGAATAAGGGCGTCTCTCTGCACTAGGAAACAGTTCAACCCTTACGAGGGCCAGGGAAAGGGAGCTCACTGACAGCCACTGCTTGGTGTGCCCACCTCTATCCTTCTTCCTGCCTTTCCCAGGTCTGGTGTGCCACACACACTCCAGAGAGGTCtcaaggagggagatgggaagctACGGATGTGCCCCAGTAGTCGGACAGGGGTGGGGATGCTGAAGACTCTCATGAAAATAACTGGGTTATCCTGCCAACGCGGAAACCAGAGAGAGGACTTTAAAGATTCTTTAAAGTTGGACATATTCTGAACTACAAATGCTCTGCAGCTAATAACATTCAAATGTAACTGGCTCATTCAGTGACTTTGTAATCAAATAAAACACAGTGGTATAGAGAGATAGAAATCATCTAGACGGAGAGGCCTTTACTCTATCTGTGAGAAAAACAAGGCTCCTGAGATCTGGAGATTCATCCACTCTATCAGCATGCTAGCAcatggctggggctggggcccgGGCTGCCTGTGTCCCAGCCTTGGCTTAACTTTGCCCCAGGCACGAATTAAGTGATTTATGGCTGTAGAACAATTTAAATACGCAAATCACTACAGTATTAGCAACAAATACCAGTAAAACACAAAATTAGAGAGCCTCAAAAGAAACAGATTTGAGGAAAAGCCCCCGCTGAGAGAAATACCAATAGTAATATACTTTAAAGAAATTATCCCTGTGGTTAGGACATTTCTTAGAACAAGAATACAATTATTCAAAAGTCACAGTTCTGTGAAAGGTTTCGATGTGTACATACAAGTATATAAATGTTCGTTTCTGGGCAGTAAATTATTAGCTGGCATGTAAGAATTTTgataaaaaccagaaaacaaactcatataaacaaaacaacaaaaatcaggaAGACCCCAGGAAACCTAATTTAGAGTTGACCCTGCCTTTGTTAAGGGGaaatatagactttttttttttccctctaatgaGCTTCTAgggaaaaaattttgaaagtcAAAACCAGAACTGAAGTCTGACAGTCAGAAGAAGAACGTAATTAGTAAATTTTGAGCATCTCATACTTCTACGGCCTATTCTTATCTATTCAGCCTCTCAAACAGTCTTTCTTCCACCAACTCAAACACACCCCAGACCATTGCTCCTCTATCAAATCTAGCTTAAactcttttgttgtttttcagccgttcagtcatgtccaactctgtgtgaccccatggactgtggcacagcaggcttccctgcttAAACTCTGGGATAGCCAAACCAGCCCCCAAATAAAAACTGGCTACTTAAATAGCTTCCTATATACAACATAAAGATGGTCCTTTACTGGCAAAGACTCAGGagttgcttttatttccacttctAGATATCTAATTTATACGGGAAGAAAACACAGACTTCATAAAACATACAAGAAAAAGCTTATCATTTCCGTTAAAGTTCAATATAAATTCCCagtctgaattttgttttctttaagatgATTTCCTTAATATGCAACCACACTGTGGGTCACGCAACACAGTCTACCAGAGAGAAACTCAGTTCCTTAGCAAACCGATGTCCAGCTCCCATGCGTGGAAGCCATAAAGATGTTCTGCAAATGGGAAAAAATCAGACACCCGTGATGAGGGCAAAGTATGTGTTCAGTTTGCTATACGCAACTCAAGCAAATAACTTTGCTGCATTGAGTTTAGAGCCTGGGACATGAAGCCACTTTGGATTCACCtgaaactgcaaggagatgcctACTGAGAATCCTGAGAAACTTGGAATTCTGCTCTAAATGCCACACGTTCTAAAGAAAGGTGGAAAGCCGTGCAGGTTCCTCCACATCCTACCTTAAAGTGGGTATCACTCTCCACTAGCTCAAGTCACTCTGGACCAGCTGTTCTGAATTCTATGTGTGAAGCATCTTCAGATATATATTACAAAGGTTCAGAGATCTGATTCTGTGTGGAAAAAGCTATAGCATCATTCATTGCCCACGGGCCAACTGTCAACCACTGATTTGACGGGTTAAACACACCAAGACCGGATAGTTTTCTGCGGTTTAATAGCCTGTACTCTCTGAAAATGTCTGAGGGTTTTCCCTCCTGTGATgcgaaaacaaaaaaaaacctcatctCTAACAATCCTGTTCATCACTCTGTATGAACCTGGTACAAAACATAGCACTTCCTTAAAGCTGCCAGAGCTCTGGTTGGCTCAACAGActatgtggttaaaaaaaaaagaagaaagaatgtgcTTTGATTCCTACTGCTTGATCAATTTAATTTCCCAATAATGAATATTAAACATCTGTTGTGCCACCTCCCAATCCCTGAAACTGCAGACTTGTGCTTTTACTTACTTGTACTTTAAGAGCAGCCACTGAATTAACCAGAGTCCCACAAGGATCATGCCGTTAATTTCACAAATAGAAAAGGCCCACTGCACCCGGTTAAAATGGTCAAAAAACGTGTCCGGTAGTGGAGGCTGCACCTCCTTGGGAGGTACTCGTTCATGGACGACCGAGATCATCACTGTGGTGAGAACAAAGCAGGAAAGTGCATAAAGGAAGGCCAGGAAAGTCTTGCCCCACTCCATGGGGTACTGGGAGCGCTCCGGTTCTGGCATGGGGATCTTGATCATTTCCTTCCTATACCCATTGGGCATCCCGTTGGGTTTGaccttgatgctgaagctgccgTTAGGGCAGGGGCCGCCGGTGCCAATGCTGAGGTGCCCGTTGGCGTGGCCGTTCTTGTGTGCTTCCAAGTGGTGCTCCATCTTCAGGGTCTCTATCATGTGCAAGAGCCGCTGCCCGTTGTCAGAGGTGACGAGGCACAGCGGGGGTTTTGTGAAATCCTCCTGGGTGAGGTTGATCAAGTCCCGGCCTGTGAAATGTTCCAGAGGCTCACAGTATTCTGGCATAGCATTCTCCTGCAGCCAGTCTGCCACCTTCTCGGGTGACCAATAGACCACTTCCTTCATTGTGCTGGCAGACAACGTGGGGCCCCCCTGCTTGCTCCCGGTGGGTCAGCAGTCACCGTTCCGACAGGGCAGGACACCGTCCCTCCACGCTGCGTTCATCCTGTCAGGCCTCATAACAGAGCTGTGTGGCGAGAGGGTCAGGGCAGGTTTTAAACACCTCATGTAGCTGTCCAGGGTTCTTGAGTGACCGAGCATTAATTCACCTCATTTCTGAAGAACATTCTTCCTTCTGTGGAGGCAGGAGAAACAAGTCAAGCTACTGGGACTTTCAAATTAACCCCTCAAGATTCATAACCTTCACGTGcataaggaaaatggaaaaccaGCTATTGGTGGAGTCCATAGTTTTCACACATATATTAGTTTTAAGAAACCAATGACTCCTGGTTAGTATTCCCCAAAAGAGGCATTAAATTGGACCTGAGATGGATCAAGTCAACGACAGTGGTAAATCTGCTGAGAAACAATTCAACAGTGCTTTGAACATTGCTCAGCACTGATCAGGGATTATTTTTGTGCTTATTACGTCGTTCCTGAGATAGCTGAAAGACTGCAGCAAATCTGCTTAATTACCACTCTAGATTAGTGTAGACTGGTGAAGAAATGTTCTAAATGTACAGAGCACACAGAACTTAACAGACATCATAAAAGAGAGTCATAGAAGTGGCGAGCTTCAGGATCATCAGGTCCAACAATTTTATACTCTTCCACAAAAAATCAGCGAGTTCCTCTTTGCAAATGTGCTTGGACCCCAAATCTATACAAGAGTTATAAGAGTGGATGCTTGAGTGAAAACAGATGGGAGTAAAGGGCCAGGGTCCTCTCTGCTCTGATGACACCTCTACCCCTAGCCTGCAGGAGATTGTGTAGAAAACCACAGCTTCAAAACCAGTGATCTGATCCTCACTTATCCACAAGGAAACTGAGTTCCAGGAAGGTCAATGAACCTGCCTACAGTTAAGCAACAGCTTGTATAAAAGAGCTACAAGTTAAATTTCCAAGTCCTGGTTCAGTGtgtttattaaaatactttatcaGTGATGTGGCAATAACCAAAACGCACATCtgtaaggaaattaaaaattatatatagagagtataaaaatgtatatgtgttgtacatacatatatttaaccACAAGTATGGTTAATGAACATAACATTGCATAaaacaatgggaaagaaatcACATACTGACTGAAGTTCTTCTACTTGATGATTGCCTTGGGGGGgcattttctgcttctctctcaTCTACTTATCtttagtaaatatatattaattttgtgataatcatttaaaacttttaaaaaagcaagagaagttAAAATTAAGACTGAGCTCTATAACAAAGCATTGTGGTTAATGAAATGTGGCCCTTGGTGAAAGGCAGACCATAGTTTGACTTTCAGCATCTCCATGCATAACCTGCTATTTGAACTTCAGCTTACTAATCTGCAAAATGGCCATGATCAAATGTCTCCTTCACAGGGTTGTTCTCAGTACTTTAAAATCCGTATGTGAAAGTTGGGGATGTGCAACCCAGCACTTTCTGTTTTCTACGACTGAGTAGCACTCCACTGTGTATGTACACACGCGTACAAATCTTTATCCATCGATCCATGGACAGACACTTAGATTATTTCCCTATCTTGGGTATTATAcataatgctgcaaagaacaaagGGAATATACATAGACCTTTATTaactagtgttttcattttctttagataaataccaGAAGTGAAAtagctggatcacatggtagttctcttttcaatttttttgagaccctccatactgttttccatagcgactgcaccaatctacattcccaccaacagtgtacacttgccatttgtgacaagtCTGTCACAATACGTATGAACCTAGAGgttattacgctaagtgaaataagtcagacagagaaagacaaatactgcgtGATATAACTTatctgtgaaatctaaaaaacaaattaataagcACAGCAAATCTTACAGAGAAGAGACAGGTGGCTACCAGAGGGGAGAGGGTTGGAGGTAAGTGAAATAGATGAAGGAGAAGTCAATTATATAGTGACAGATGATAACtggacttactgtggtgatcaatTCGTAGTATATACAAGTAACAAATTATGTTGCAAATATGAAACTAAAATGTCATATGTCAATAtgcctaaaaataaaatgatagtttCTTACTTTCTCAAATTTTATATCATAACCAATAGCTACTGTTCACTATAGCTCATGATGAAATGCACTGCCCAATTGTGgactaacttctcaaaagaatgtTGTGTTAACTGAAAAAAACTTGCACAGATTTGTAGGTTTAAGAGCTAGAAATTAGGAGTGACAGTGTTCCCTAAGTATGCTTTGTGGAATAATAATCTGAGAAAATgctctatgttttaaaaaatccaaatgagCCTAGGAACTGCAGAGTAATCCTTCCAAGGGCTAGCAGTACACATTAGTATGTCAGAAGCACGTGGAAATCCTCCAGTAAAGAAACTCTACCAGGACTTCTTAAACTGATCTCATCCAGGCTGTCCTGCTCTAAATCCCGTTTCCTCCCTAGTAACTATGAGCTCCCAATGGACCCACTGGGAGGTACCGGCACAAACAAGATCTGAACTCAGGCCTTCCGATTTCAAAGAGCAAACTTGTCTCTACCGAACCCAACCCCTCAAACCCAACTCAGGTATGAAAATGGACAGTATGTCTAAGTCCCAACTTTCCAGACTACGTAACAATCAACCAGATGATGGCAGAGCGTGACAGCTAGTCCAGGCTTTGCAAGAGAGTTCTCTTCTGAGAGCCCTCAATGCTTTGCACCTTCCTGACGTATCGCCTCATGCTTCAGGGTCTGTCTAGACTGCCCCAGGGGACTCTGAGGGACCATGCAAGGGCTACAACCTTAAGCATCCACACGTTTCAACTTCAAAGGGGCCAAAAGGTGCTCAGTTAGTATTGTCTCAGTATCCATGGAAAT
The Budorcas taxicolor isolate Tak-1 chromosome 23, Takin1.1, whole genome shotgun sequence genome window above contains:
- the SGMS1 gene encoding phosphatidylcholine:ceramide cholinephosphotransferase 1, which translates into the protein MKEVVYWSPEKVADWLQENAMPEYCEPLEHFTGRDLINLTQEDFTKPPLCLVTSDNGQRLLHMIETLKMEHHLEAHKNGHANGHLSIGTGGPCPNGSFSIKVKPNGMPNGYRKEMIKIPMPEPERSQYPMEWGKTFLAFLYALSCFVLTTVMISVVHERVPPKEVQPPLPDTFFDHFNRVQWAFSICEINGMILVGLWLIQWLLLKYKSIISRRFFCIVGTLYLYRCITMYVTTLPVPGMHFNCSPKLFGDWEAQLRRIMKLIAGGGLSITGSHDMCGDYLYSGHTVMLTLTYLFIKEYSPRRLWWYHWVCWLLSVVGIFCILLAHDHYTVDVVVAYYVTTRLFWWYHTMANQQVLKEASQMNLLARVWWYRPFQYFEKNVQGIVPRSYHWPFPWPVIHLSRQVKYSRLVNDT